The region AGAAGGAAAATTGAATATTTATTGGAAGATAGTCCCAGTCTCAGAGGATTGTTAGCAGAGCTATTTAGCGAATGTTATCTTAATGCTAGGAAAGATCTCTTAAGAAAATATGAATTAGAGGCAGAAATATTCCCAAGCGAACCTGCATTTACTCTCTTAGATATCCTCAATCCTGATTATATACCAGAGTAATTACAAGAGAACGCGATCGCATCCTGTTCGTTAGCAGGTAGAGTTTTCAAGCGGGCAATTGCTTGTTCGAGCAACTTAGTCATAGATCTGGCTATCTAATCTACAAGATGTCATTTAATTATCGCATCTACACCCCTCATCTCAAGAATGTCTGGTGAGAAAATGAATAGGTGACGAGGTGCTACGCGAGTGCGTGCCGTAGGCATATCGGTGTTAGTCTAAATCTTCCTCTGAAAGATCGGCATCCTTCAGCAGGCTTTTTAAAGTTCCAGTTGGTAAGTCTCGATTGCTATGAACAGGGATAGAAAGAATGACACTAATCCCTTCTTTTGCGTAGATATGATGGCTACCAGTAACCCGCTTTAACGTCCATCCATGCCGTTCAACAATTTTACAAAGTGTTTTACCAGAAACAGATTTCATAATGATAGCTCGATCGATTGTTTTTCAGGTTCAAGCTCTTCCTGCTG is a window of Argonema galeatum A003/A1 DNA encoding:
- a CDS encoding type II toxin-antitoxin system HicA family toxin; this encodes MKSVSGKTLCKIVERHGWTLKRVTGSHHIYAKEGISVILSIPVHSNRDLPTGTLKSLLKDADLSEEDLD